One genomic window of Pseudomonas chlororaphis subsp. piscium includes the following:
- a CDS encoding tail protein X, which translates to MAMTCRTSEGDLLDTLCYQHYGHLNGTVELVLQENPGLADEPQPYRTGVVIVLPDLAAPSIETIELWG; encoded by the coding sequence ATGGCAATGACATGCAGAACGTCTGAGGGGGATCTGCTCGACACCCTGTGCTACCAGCACTACGGACACCTTAACGGCACTGTCGAGTTGGTGCTGCAGGAGAATCCGGGGCTGGCCGATGAGCCGCAGCCTTACCGCACCGGGGTGGTGATCGTGCTGCCCGACCTTGCTGCACCATCAATCGAAACCATCGAGCTGTGGGGGTAA
- a CDS encoding phage tail protein, translating into MAYRESMQSTLSSLIAAGEAGRTSLDGMLGPLTGAVSDMTGAAAELEGLPIIGPALGQKLQRTMRAINAAQSTVGRVASTYSQVVSGAAAVQNRLGLLKEQAGKASAAINRIAGQVSPSLANILPTSALASPATPAAEAIKPFPHLLILQPLDAKLQPYYFNLDTAAFDELRRQTAARWAGQERLTRDIAQQAVGQGEDKMTLKGVIYPGFKGGIKQLDTLRAIARRLQPVSLVTGYGDVLGTWCLLSVDEEQGALLAGGIPRKQGFSLEFVKYGNDMQNV; encoded by the coding sequence ATGGCCTACAGGGAGTCAATGCAGTCGACGCTCTCGTCGTTGATTGCCGCGGGGGAGGCTGGCCGTACCAGCCTCGACGGCATGCTCGGGCCGTTGACCGGCGCCGTCAGTGATATGACGGGTGCTGCTGCCGAGCTGGAGGGCTTGCCGATCATTGGCCCGGCCCTCGGCCAGAAGCTGCAGCGCACGATGCGGGCGATCAACGCAGCCCAGTCCACCGTGGGCCGGGTCGCTTCCACCTACAGCCAGGTGGTCAGTGGCGCCGCGGCGGTGCAGAACCGTCTCGGCTTGCTGAAGGAACAGGCCGGCAAGGCGTCGGCAGCAATCAACCGGATAGCCGGCCAGGTTAGCCCGTCGTTGGCCAACATCCTGCCGACCAGCGCGCTTGCGTCGCCGGCAACGCCGGCGGCTGAGGCGATCAAACCCTTCCCGCACCTGCTGATCCTACAGCCGCTCGATGCCAAGCTGCAGCCGTACTACTTCAATCTGGACACCGCTGCGTTCGACGAGTTGCGACGGCAAACGGCAGCGCGCTGGGCCGGCCAGGAGCGCCTGACGCGGGATATCGCGCAACAGGCGGTGGGGCAGGGCGAGGACAAGATGACGCTGAAGGGAGTGATCTATCCCGGCTTCAAGGGGGGGATCAAGCAGCTGGACACCCTTCGTGCCATCGCCCGCCGGCTGCAGCCCGTCAGCCTGGTTACGGGCTATGGCGACGTACTTGGCACTTGGTGCCTGCTGAGCGTCGATGAAGAGCAGGGCGCGCTATTGGCTGGCGGCATCCCACGCAAACAGGGTTTCTCACTGGAGTTCGTGAAGTATGGCAATGACATGCAGAACGTCTGA
- a CDS encoding phage tail tape measure protein, with the protein MAKLAIALEIGGAVAASLGAAFGTAQGHIKKLEDKGNRAKVLKNTIGETIKLRDEWKKAHDSGSAAASGLLRRLEGNLDALKKQGVEVGRLAREYQRLGREAKAADLQQKGRQQIDAGKSSLKSNIGAAVVGVGMAAVPTKISADYQAVIRDIAIKADVANKPEEAQLTRTVIDTAKDTGMSRNDVADLVNQLVGAGMELDKALAYAPTAAKFAVGQGASGVDTASMIMALQQNAKITDPKVMQQALEAIAYQGQAGSFEASDMARWFPQLLAGMEKSGSTGLEAVTSLGSMLQVQMKTAGSSDEAANNFKNWIEKIGSGEVVDAYKKAGIDYQASLNTGIQKGMSTIESSMSLALKYVEATDPAKAKKIKDAQAGISKEADPEKARAALDALEKSLRTGDLFADMQVKAALTAYAQNRGLYTQLKNDSTKATGILDKNLAERRETSSQIWKETLQSVDDSMRSVGDAIRPVTDKLGQGINFVARKLTELSDKAPGVVMGIAGITAGIGALLTLYSTAKIGRGAWNVMRGQRLGRGAAGGGGVPQTGNKAMDAGLGVLGKVFGGAAVNDAGGVLSNEPQRVFVVNARDLGGLGSSAGAPEPGGRRRRRRRRGRVGGAAVSAVASMAPAATQVGRMGRVLGTVGKASKFVGKLPGGKVLDAGMTFVDTALNAKTQDEKAEGYGTAAGGLAGALAGGAVGAAIGSVVPIIGTAIGGAIGAAFGGMGGEGIGGWLGKKLFGEDEQLAKANTDKGAAPGDVARSIAAAAPAPTAPVVAQALEPAKPKSEPPKVDQQFSYMPNMPITVQGDAKDPQQLFRSLEGLIRNSWDTWSRENLARQASGQLFDEPHV; encoded by the coding sequence ATGGCAAAGTTGGCGATAGCGCTGGAAATCGGCGGTGCCGTTGCAGCATCGCTTGGTGCGGCATTCGGCACGGCCCAGGGACATATCAAGAAGCTCGAGGACAAGGGCAACCGGGCCAAGGTGTTGAAGAACACCATCGGCGAAACGATCAAGCTCAGGGACGAATGGAAGAAGGCCCATGACAGCGGGTCGGCAGCGGCATCCGGTCTGCTGCGTCGCCTGGAAGGCAATCTCGATGCCCTGAAGAAACAGGGCGTCGAGGTCGGGCGCCTGGCTCGGGAGTACCAGCGCCTCGGGCGCGAAGCGAAAGCTGCAGATCTGCAGCAGAAGGGACGGCAGCAGATCGATGCGGGCAAGTCTTCGCTGAAGTCAAACATCGGCGCCGCGGTTGTCGGCGTTGGCATGGCCGCGGTCCCGACGAAGATCAGTGCGGATTACCAGGCCGTGATCCGTGACATTGCGATCAAGGCCGACGTGGCCAACAAGCCCGAGGAGGCTCAGCTGACCAGGACGGTCATCGATACGGCCAAGGACACGGGCATGTCGCGCAACGACGTTGCTGACTTGGTTAACCAACTCGTCGGTGCCGGTATGGAGCTGGACAAGGCGCTGGCCTATGCCCCTACCGCAGCCAAGTTCGCGGTCGGGCAGGGCGCCAGTGGCGTGGATACGGCATCGATGATCATGGCGCTGCAGCAGAACGCCAAGATCACCGACCCCAAGGTCATGCAGCAGGCGCTCGAGGCCATCGCGTACCAGGGCCAGGCGGGTAGCTTTGAGGCCAGTGACATGGCGCGCTGGTTTCCGCAGCTGTTGGCCGGCATGGAGAAGAGCGGCAGCACAGGGCTAGAGGCGGTGACGTCTTTGGGTTCGATGCTGCAGGTGCAGATGAAAACTGCCGGCAGCTCGGATGAAGCGGCGAACAACTTCAAAAACTGGATCGAGAAGATTGGGTCTGGCGAGGTAGTCGATGCCTACAAAAAGGCTGGCATCGACTACCAGGCCTCGCTGAACACCGGCATCCAGAAGGGCATGTCGACGATCGAGTCGTCGATGTCCCTGGCACTGAAGTATGTCGAAGCCACGGACCCGGCCAAGGCGAAAAAGATCAAGGATGCCCAAGCCGGAATCAGCAAGGAAGCTGACCCGGAGAAGGCCAGGGCTGCCCTGGATGCGCTGGAGAAATCCCTGCGTACCGGCGACTTGTTCGCGGACATGCAGGTCAAGGCGGCGCTCACGGCCTACGCGCAGAACAGGGGCCTGTACACCCAGCTCAAGAACGACTCGACCAAGGCCACCGGGATTCTGGATAAGAACCTGGCCGAGCGCCGCGAGACGTCGTCGCAGATCTGGAAAGAGACGTTGCAGTCGGTCGATGACAGCATGCGCAGTGTCGGCGACGCCATCCGGCCGGTGACGGACAAGCTCGGGCAGGGCATCAACTTTGTGGCACGCAAACTGACGGAGCTGTCGGACAAGGCGCCGGGCGTAGTGATGGGCATTGCCGGCATCACTGCTGGTATCGGTGCGCTGCTCACCCTGTACAGCACGGCGAAGATCGGGCGCGGGGCCTGGAACGTCATGCGCGGCCAACGCTTGGGACGCGGTGCTGCTGGCGGTGGTGGCGTTCCTCAGACCGGCAACAAGGCGATGGATGCTGGCCTTGGTGTGCTTGGCAAAGTGTTTGGTGGAGCTGCTGTAAACGATGCCGGTGGCGTGCTCAGTAATGAGCCGCAACGAGTCTTCGTCGTCAATGCCAGGGATCTCGGCGGGCTGGGCTCGTCGGCAGGAGCTCCAGAGCCAGGCGGAAGGCGCCGCCGTCGGCGCCGACGAGGTCGCGTTGGTGGAGCGGCTGTATCGGCTGTGGCGAGCATGGCTCCGGCCGCGACGCAGGTCGGACGAATGGGGCGGGTGCTGGGTACCGTTGGCAAGGCTTCCAAGTTCGTTGGCAAATTGCCGGGCGGGAAGGTGCTCGATGCGGGTATGACCTTTGTCGACACGGCCCTCAACGCGAAAACCCAGGACGAGAAAGCCGAAGGCTACGGCACCGCGGCGGGCGGTTTGGCCGGTGCTCTGGCTGGCGGTGCTGTAGGAGCGGCGATTGGCTCAGTCGTGCCGATCATCGGTACCGCCATCGGTGGTGCCATTGGTGCGGCCTTCGGCGGTATGGGCGGGGAGGGCATAGGTGGTTGGCTCGGCAAGAAGCTGTTCGGCGAGGACGAGCAGTTGGCCAAGGCCAACACCGACAAGGGCGCGGCGCCTGGTGACGTGGCTCGCTCGATTGCAGCTGCAGCGCCGGCACCGACAGCTCCGGTAGTCGCCCAGGCGCTCGAGCCGGCCAAGCCCAAGTCTGAACCGCCGAAGGTCGACCAGCAGTTCTCCTACATGCCGAATATGCCGATCACCGTTCAGGGTGATGCCAAGGATCCGCAACAGTTGTTCCGCTCGCTCGAAGGGCTCATCCGCAATAGCTGGGATACCTGGTCGCGGGAGAACCTCGCACGGCAGGCGTCTGGTCAATTGTTCGATGAACCCCATGTCTAA
- a CDS encoding phage tail assembly protein, whose product MTKKIPAFLQVDVDRVTVKLSKPTECNGVTVDTLTLRAPTVRDIRAAQVTADGDDEQRELNLFASLAEVSVKDLEGLALKDYTRLQAGYFRLVQDDEL is encoded by the coding sequence ATGACCAAGAAAATCCCCGCTTTCCTGCAGGTCGACGTCGACCGCGTAACCGTCAAGTTGAGCAAGCCGACCGAGTGCAATGGTGTCACGGTCGACACGCTGACCCTGCGGGCGCCGACTGTTCGAGATATCCGTGCTGCCCAGGTCACCGCCGATGGTGATGATGAGCAGCGTGAACTGAATCTGTTCGCCTCGCTGGCCGAAGTCAGTGTGAAGGATCTCGAAGGGTTGGCACTGAAGGACTACACCCGTCTACAGGCCGGCTATTTTCGTCTGGTGCAAGACGACGAGCTTTGA
- a CDS encoding phage major tail tube protein, protein MAMIPETLANMNLFVDGISFQGDVPSLTPPKLTLKMEEHRAGGMDMPVELDQGMEKQEAGFTTTGVRRESLKFFGLADGTAFNGTFRGAYKGLKGKVTPVIVTLRGALKEVDMGDWKSGDKAEIKHNVAVTYYKLEVDGRVVYEIDALGMKRIINGVDQLAAQRQALGL, encoded by the coding sequence ATGGCAATGATTCCCGAAACGTTGGCCAACATGAACCTGTTCGTCGACGGCATCAGTTTCCAGGGCGACGTGCCCAGCCTGACGCCGCCCAAGCTCACACTGAAGATGGAAGAGCATCGGGCCGGCGGTATGGACATGCCGGTGGAGCTGGACCAGGGCATGGAAAAGCAGGAGGCCGGCTTCACCACCACCGGCGTGCGCCGCGAGTCGCTGAAGTTCTTCGGTTTGGCTGATGGCACCGCCTTCAACGGCACTTTCCGCGGGGCCTACAAGGGCCTCAAAGGCAAGGTCACCCCGGTCATCGTCACCCTACGCGGGGCGTTGAAAGAGGTCGACATGGGCGACTGGAAGTCGGGCGACAAGGCCGAGATCAAGCACAACGTCGCAGTGACCTACTACAAGCTCGAGGTCGACGGACGCGTGGTCTACGAGATCGATGCCTTGGGCATGAAACGGATCATCAACGGCGTCGACCAGCTCGCCGCGCAACGCCAGGCTCTGGGCCTGTAA
- a CDS encoding phage tail sheath subtilisin-like domain-containing protein, with the protein MSGFFHGVTVTNVDTGARTIALPSSSIIGLVDTFTPGPDAKAKANDLVMITSEREAIAAFGQNAAITKACRAIYTRAKAVIVACGVDKLADPAEQVSAIIGGTKADGTRTGLQALLDGKSRFNAQPRLLVTPKYSATQAVGTALVALADKLRGLAILDGPNTTDEAAIAYAGEFGAKRAFLVDPGVQYWDTETSATVNAPSSAYVAGLFAWTDSEYGFWASPSNKEFVGITGTTRPVEFLDGDETCRANLLNNANVTTIIRDDGYRLWGNRTLSSDPKWAFVTRVRTMDIVMDAILYGHKWAVDRSITATYVKDVTEGLQAFMRDLKNQGAIINFEVFADPELNTTSQLAQGKVYWNIRFTDVPPAENPNFRVEVTDQWLTEVLDAAA; encoded by the coding sequence ATGAGTGGCTTCTTTCACGGCGTTACCGTAACGAACGTCGATACCGGAGCGCGCACCATCGCGCTGCCGTCGTCATCGATCATTGGCCTGGTCGACACCTTCACCCCTGGCCCTGACGCCAAGGCCAAAGCGAATGACCTGGTGATGATCACCAGTGAGCGCGAAGCGATCGCGGCGTTCGGCCAGAATGCCGCGATCACCAAGGCTTGCCGGGCGATTTACACACGAGCCAAGGCAGTCATCGTAGCCTGCGGCGTGGACAAGCTGGCCGATCCTGCGGAGCAAGTCTCGGCGATCATCGGTGGCACGAAAGCTGATGGCACCCGCACCGGCCTGCAGGCACTGCTGGACGGCAAGAGCCGATTCAACGCCCAGCCGCGGTTGCTGGTGACACCGAAGTACAGCGCGACCCAAGCCGTGGGCACCGCGCTGGTGGCCTTGGCCGACAAGCTGCGCGGCCTCGCTATCCTCGACGGCCCGAACACCACCGACGAAGCGGCCATCGCTTATGCCGGCGAGTTCGGGGCCAAGAGGGCCTTTCTGGTCGATCCCGGTGTGCAGTACTGGGACACGGAAACCAGCGCAACAGTCAATGCGCCCAGCTCGGCCTATGTCGCCGGCCTGTTCGCCTGGACCGACAGCGAGTACGGGTTCTGGGCCTCGCCGTCGAACAAGGAGTTTGTTGGCATCACCGGTACAACGCGCCCGGTCGAGTTCCTCGACGGTGACGAGACGTGCCGGGCAAACCTGCTGAACAACGCGAACGTGACGACCATTATCCGCGACGACGGCTACCGCCTGTGGGGCAACCGCACCCTGTCGAGTGATCCGAAGTGGGCCTTCGTCACCCGCGTGCGGACCATGGACATCGTCATGGACGCGATTCTCTACGGCCACAAATGGGCCGTCGACCGCTCGATCACTGCCACCTACGTCAAGGACGTCACCGAGGGTCTGCAGGCGTTCATGCGCGACCTGAAGAACCAGGGCGCGATCATCAACTTCGAGGTCTTCGCAGACCCCGAGCTGAACACGACCAGCCAGCTGGCGCAGGGCAAGGTGTACTGGAACATTCGCTTCACAGACGTCCCGCCTGCCGAAAACCCCAACTTCCGCGTCGAGGTCACCGACCAGTGGCTGACCGAAGTCCTCGACGCCGCCGCATAA
- a CDS encoding phage tail assembly chaperone, which yields MYAKWIPEDGRFAFDETDNGGIEITAEEHAALFERVEGGKTIGIGADGRPELQDPPLPSADELALVERSWRDKQLSETDGVVTRHRDELEEGVATTLTAGRYAALQAYRRALRNWPEAGEFPLIEHRPPAPEWLADQLQ from the coding sequence ATGTACGCTAAATGGATTCCCGAAGATGGTCGGTTTGCGTTCGATGAAACTGATAACGGGGGTATCGAGATAACCGCCGAAGAGCATGCAGCACTCTTTGAACGGGTGGAGGGGGGCAAGACCATAGGCATTGGGGCCGATGGCCGGCCGGAGTTGCAAGACCCGCCATTGCCCTCGGCAGATGAGTTAGCGCTCGTTGAGCGTTCCTGGCGAGACAAGCAGCTGTCTGAAACTGACGGAGTTGTGACGCGTCATCGCGATGAGCTTGAAGAGGGAGTCGCAACCACGCTTACAGCGGGCCGGTACGCGGCACTCCAGGCTTACCGCCGGGCTCTGCGTAATTGGCCTGAGGCGGGTGAGTTCCCCTTGATCGAGCATCGCCCGCCCGCACCCGAATGGCTGGCTGACCAGCTCCAATAA
- a CDS encoding phage tail protein: MIDANSQFFAILTNVGMAKQANADALGIPWKITDMGVGDANDTDPIPSAAQTRLINEWRRRPLNQLRVDPVNPAVIIAEQIIPADEGGHWIREIGLYDADGDLVAVANCAPSFKPVLSQGSGRTQVVRMNFIVSSTGNITLKIDPAVVLATRDWVMEWVREELYKLDSKQSVRVATTANIALAGLQTIDGIALAAGDRVLVKSQTVAKDNGLYVAAAGAWARAADADASSKVTSALIVSVEQGTTLADTRWQLVTDGAIVLGSTALVFQNITQGFAPINSPALINPTANTPPQFDNSKALATTEFFARGLGSYRGGTGISASRMLTADDIGMRLELAAGVTVTMPPTASVPNGAAVLISAGPQSTTSRVTVAAGDELAMSNMAVTVPYTLAPGGDFIAIREANVWRCHLGSETLRSASVFAATLGYNANQVLPSGWIFKIGHGSTDGVTGVVSVTFPVAFPNACMYVGAIYTGALSPSHPSLCQTGVPTRSGFAGYLTNVVSNSAGSTAGGFNWLAIGY, translated from the coding sequence ATGATTGATGCGAATTCGCAGTTTTTCGCCATCCTCACGAACGTGGGTATGGCCAAACAGGCGAACGCCGACGCGCTCGGCATTCCCTGGAAAATTACAGATATGGGGGTTGGGGATGCCAACGATACCGACCCGATCCCCAGCGCAGCGCAAACCCGGCTGATCAACGAGTGGCGCCGCCGGCCGCTGAATCAGCTCAGGGTTGACCCGGTTAACCCGGCGGTGATTATTGCCGAGCAGATTATCCCGGCGGACGAGGGCGGGCATTGGATTCGCGAAATCGGTCTGTATGACGCTGACGGGGATCTGGTGGCGGTGGCCAACTGTGCGCCGAGCTTCAAGCCTGTGCTGTCGCAAGGTTCTGGTCGTACTCAAGTCGTGCGGATGAACTTTATCGTTTCCAGCACTGGCAATATCACGCTGAAGATTGACCCGGCGGTGGTACTGGCGACTCGCGATTGGGTTATGGAGTGGGTCAGGGAAGAACTGTACAAGCTCGACAGCAAGCAGTCGGTGCGAGTGGCCACCACGGCCAATATCGCGTTGGCTGGGCTTCAGACCATCGACGGCATCGCCCTGGCGGCGGGCGACCGGGTACTGGTGAAGAGCCAGACCGTGGCCAAGGATAACGGACTGTATGTTGCGGCGGCGGGTGCCTGGGCTCGGGCGGCGGATGCTGACGCCAGTTCCAAGGTTACTTCGGCCCTGATTGTATCTGTCGAGCAGGGCACGACCCTGGCCGACACGCGCTGGCAGCTGGTGACAGACGGGGCGATCGTTCTCGGCTCGACTGCTCTGGTGTTTCAGAACATCACTCAAGGCTTCGCACCGATCAACTCGCCGGCGCTGATCAACCCGACGGCCAATACGCCGCCGCAGTTCGATAATTCGAAGGCGCTTGCGACAACAGAATTTTTTGCGCGTGGGCTCGGTAGCTATCGTGGCGGCACCGGCATTTCAGCAAGTCGGATGTTGACTGCCGACGATATCGGTATGCGGCTGGAGTTGGCGGCCGGCGTCACAGTGACAATGCCACCGACCGCCTCCGTCCCGAACGGTGCGGCAGTGCTGATATCGGCCGGGCCACAGTCCACAACCTCGCGAGTGACTGTTGCCGCAGGGGACGAACTGGCGATGAGCAACATGGCCGTAACAGTTCCGTACACGCTCGCGCCGGGCGGGGACTTTATTGCGATACGCGAGGCGAATGTATGGCGCTGTCATCTCGGTAGCGAAACTCTGCGGAGCGCATCTGTATTTGCCGCGACACTTGGATACAACGCTAATCAAGTGTTGCCATCCGGCTGGATATTTAAAATCGGGCACGGATCAACAGATGGAGTGACAGGAGTGGTGTCTGTAACGTTTCCTGTCGCATTTCCTAACGCCTGCATGTATGTGGGGGCCATCTATACCGGGGCCCTTTCTCCGAGCCATCCGTCACTTTGTCAGACCGGAGTTCCGACCCGTTCAGGGTTTGCGGGCTACTTAACCAATGTTGTCAGTAATAGCGCTGGTTCTACAGCAGGCGGTTTCAACTGGCTAGCCATCGGCTACTGA
- a CDS encoding phage tail protein I, producing MKSLLPLNSTLLERGVEAATEEVTEIPLRTLCNPDTCPVHLLPYLAWAWSVDRWDPSWTEPVKRAAIKASYYIHAHKGTTGALRRVVEPLGYLIEIIEWFNTVPEGVPGTFALKVGVLETGITEEMYQELERLIDDAKPVSRHLTGLAISLETQGALNISVAVYEGDEIDVYPPVMRDIEVTGSFGVVGREHSIDTLDVYYD from the coding sequence ATGAAAAGCCTGCTGCCATTGAACAGCACCCTATTGGAACGGGGTGTTGAAGCCGCCACGGAAGAAGTGACCGAGATCCCGCTTCGGACACTGTGCAACCCCGACACCTGTCCGGTTCATCTGTTGCCGTACCTGGCCTGGGCCTGGTCGGTTGACAGGTGGGACCCGAGCTGGACCGAGCCGGTCAAGCGGGCGGCGATCAAGGCCTCGTATTACATCCATGCGCATAAAGGCACCACCGGGGCTCTGCGGCGTGTGGTCGAGCCGCTGGGTTATCTGATCGAAATCATCGAGTGGTTCAACACCGTGCCCGAAGGCGTGCCTGGAACCTTTGCTCTCAAGGTCGGTGTGCTTGAGACCGGAATCACCGAAGAAATGTATCAGGAGCTGGAGCGCCTGATAGACGACGCCAAACCCGTCAGCAGGCACCTAACCGGCCTCGCAATCAGCCTCGAAACTCAAGGGGCTTTGAACATCAGTGTCGCCGTGTACGAAGGCGATGAAATCGACGTTTACCCGCCTGTCATGCGTGACATTGAAGTCACCGGCTCTTTCGGCGTGGTCGGTCGCGAACACTCCATAGATACCCTGGACGTTTATTATGATTGA
- a CDS encoding baseplate assembly protein, translated as MSAVDLSQLPPPQVLEGLNFERLYEEELQRFREYMGDKWDAFLESDPITKLLELSAFRRMQNRARVNDAAKSLLLAYATKADLDQLAANVNLQRLVVQAEDLNAVPPVEQVLEADDALRERVQLVYEGLTTAGPRNSYILHARNASGRVADATAESPAPAEVVVTVLDLDGTGLPSPDLLEAVRVYLSDDNVRPVADRLTVQAAEILPYRVDAVVYMSGTGPENEAILAECKERLEAWVNPRRRLGQEVARSGVDAQLHIAGVRRVELMGWSDIRPTKAQAAWCEDISVTRGG; from the coding sequence ATGAGCGCAGTGGACTTATCGCAGCTCCCGCCGCCGCAGGTGTTGGAAGGCCTGAATTTCGAAAGGTTGTACGAAGAGGAGCTGCAGCGGTTCCGCGAGTACATGGGGGACAAGTGGGATGCGTTTCTCGAGAGTGACCCGATTACCAAGCTCCTCGAGCTGAGCGCGTTTCGCCGGATGCAGAACCGTGCGCGGGTCAACGATGCTGCGAAGTCTCTGCTACTGGCCTATGCAACGAAGGCCGACCTCGACCAGCTGGCCGCCAATGTGAATCTGCAGCGGCTGGTGGTGCAGGCTGAGGACTTGAACGCGGTGCCTCCGGTGGAACAGGTTCTCGAGGCCGACGATGCCCTGCGGGAGCGCGTACAACTGGTGTATGAGGGGCTGACCACCGCCGGCCCGCGAAACAGCTACATCCTGCATGCGCGCAATGCTTCGGGTCGTGTGGCAGACGCCACAGCAGAGAGCCCGGCCCCGGCCGAAGTGGTCGTGACAGTGCTGGATCTGGATGGCACGGGCCTGCCTTCCCCGGATTTGCTGGAGGCGGTGCGGGTGTATTTGAGTGATGACAATGTGCGCCCTGTAGCCGACCGGCTCACTGTTCAGGCTGCTGAGATCCTGCCGTACCGGGTGGACGCTGTCGTGTACATGTCGGGCACTGGACCTGAGAACGAAGCCATCCTGGCTGAATGCAAGGAGCGCCTCGAGGCATGGGTGAATCCACGGCGCCGGTTGGGGCAAGAGGTGGCGCGGTCAGGGGTGGATGCTCAGTTGCATATCGCCGGCGTCCGTCGGGTAGAGTTGATGGGTTGGTCGGATATCCGCCCGACCAAAGCGCAGGCGGCCTGGTGTGAGGACATCAGCGTGACGCGAGGTGGCTGA
- a CDS encoding GPW/gp25 family protein — MIGMDRRTGQPVSGLAHLRQSIEDILGTTVGSRRMRPEYGCQLRRYVDLPVNEGWKSAVQAEVARALGRWEPRLRLERVRVVAVVDGQISLQLTGEYLGDSAVMEVSV; from the coding sequence GTGATCGGCATGGATCGTCGAACGGGGCAGCCGGTCTCCGGCCTGGCGCACCTGCGGCAGTCCATCGAGGACATTCTCGGTACCACCGTCGGCAGCCGGCGGATGCGTCCGGAGTATGGGTGCCAGTTACGCCGCTACGTGGACTTGCCGGTGAACGAGGGTTGGAAGAGCGCGGTACAGGCCGAGGTTGCCCGTGCTCTGGGCCGGTGGGAGCCGCGGCTACGGCTGGAGCGTGTGCGCGTTGTGGCCGTTGTCGATGGGCAGATCAGCTTGCAACTGACTGGCGAGTACCTGGGTGACAGCGCAGTGATGGAGGTGAGTGTATGA
- a CDS encoding phage baseplate assembly protein V yields the protein MSYASAMHDRMLASLVIPCRVVAVDLAAAMVRVSDGGDWTSAWVRWHSQAAGKARHWRAPSLGEQGALISPSGEPAQGTFVPGLYGNAGAQPDNRDHVETWRFDDGGSLIYDWQAKSYSIQLPSGTVTVQVGASQAVLTEEAITAKSSSISAQADTITLTGQVTINGPLMVTGDINGGGRIIDTAGNTANHKH from the coding sequence GTGAGCTACGCATCTGCAATGCACGACCGCATGCTGGCCAGCCTGGTAATCCCTTGTCGGGTGGTCGCGGTCGACCTCGCCGCCGCCATGGTCCGGGTCTCGGACGGCGGCGACTGGACCAGCGCCTGGGTGCGTTGGCACAGCCAGGCGGCGGGTAAGGCGCGTCACTGGCGGGCACCGAGCCTGGGCGAGCAGGGCGCCTTGATCAGCCCCAGTGGCGAGCCCGCCCAGGGCACCTTCGTGCCCGGGCTGTACGGCAACGCCGGTGCCCAGCCGGACAACCGCGACCACGTCGAGACCTGGCGCTTCGACGATGGCGGCTCGCTGATCTACGACTGGCAGGCCAAGAGCTACAGCATTCAGTTGCCCAGCGGCACTGTGACCGTTCAGGTGGGCGCCTCGCAGGCGGTACTGACGGAGGAAGCCATCACGGCGAAGTCCAGCAGCATCAGCGCGCAGGCCGACACAATCACGTTGACTGGCCAAGTGACGATCAACGGTCCGCTCATGGTGACGGGCGACATCAACGGAGGTGGCCGGATCATCGACACCGCCGGCAACACGGCAAATCACAAACACTGA